A window from Primulina huaijiensis isolate GDHJ02 chromosome 11, ASM1229523v2, whole genome shotgun sequence encodes these proteins:
- the LOC140988725 gene encoding protein GRAVITROPIC IN THE LIGHT 1-like yields the protein MDPIRPSPATNRSRLARKFRNVINLKTSKKTGSNPGFCLLIPQEKLRCCESHQFEKEDAEEAKEESRNRAAMDAFVAKLFATISAVKAAYAELQMAQFPYSGEAVQSADQAVVDELKALSELKREFLKKQFDSSPSHVTLMLAEIQEQQSLMKTYEITMKKMRGEIENKGARISSLEHQLQDIIQNNKTLEKMLNASGSFSIIDNVKFSEVSPKDFILVLHYALRSVRNFVKFLIREMEFANWDIEAAANAIQSGLIFRKRDHISFMFESFVCREIFAGFNDPSFSVQENDQFLPEEIHQRRIFLFEEFKRLRSASVIHFLRQNPNSLLGKFLKCKYLHLVHPKMELSFSGNLNQRKMVNSGEYPETEFFKMFAEMGRRVWLSHCLAFSFGQEVSSFQVKQSSKFSEVYMESVNQDIFTAAECELAVAFTVVPGFKVGQTVVQSQVYLSPATSPA from the coding sequence atgGATCCAATCCGGCCCTCTCCAGCTACAAACAGAAGCAGACTAGCTAGAAAGTTTCGAAACGTTATTAACCTGAAAACATCTAAAAAAACTGGCTCGAATCCTGGATTTTGCCTGCTCATCCCCCAAGAAAAGCTCCGGTGCTGTGAATCTCACCAGTTCGAGAAAGAAGATGCGGAGGAAGCCAAAGAAGAGTCCAGAAACAGGGCTGCAATGGATGCCTTCGTTGCCAAGCTTTTTGCCACAATTTCAGCTGTTAAAGCAGCTTATGCGGAGCTTCAAATGGCTCAGTTTCCTTACAGTGGCGAGGCAGTGCAGTCTGCGGATCAAGCTGTCGTGGATGAGTTGAAAGCACTTTCGGAGCTGAAACGTGAATTCTTGAAGAAACAGTTTGATTCTTCGCCATCCCATGTGACTTTAATGCTTGCGGAAATTCAAGAACAGCAGTCTTTGATGAAGACGTATGAGATTACAATGAAAAAAATGCGCGGTGAAATCGAGAACAAGGGGGCGCGAATTTCTTCCCTTGAACACCAGCTTCAAGATATCATTCAGAACAACAAGACCCTGGAAAAAATGCTGAATGCTAGTGGATCCTTTTCGATTATTGACAACGTTAAGTTCTCCGAAGTAAGTCCTAAAGATTTTATCTTGGTTTTGCACTATGCGTTAAGATCTGTGCGCAACTTTGTCAAGTTCTTGATTCGAGAAATGGAGTTTGCGAACTGGGATATTGAAGCTGCAGCAAATGCTATACAATCTGGCCTCATTTTCCGCAAAAGGGATCATATATCTTTCATGTTTGAATCGTTTGTGTGCAGAGAAATTTTCGCTGGCTTCAACGATCCAAGCTTTTCTGTACAAGAAAACGATCAGTTCTTGCCAGAAGAAATTCATCAGCGTCGAATTTTCTTATTCGAGGAGTTCAAGAGGTTGAGATCAGCTAGTGTAATCCATTTCCTAAGGCAGAATCCCAATTCATTGTTGGGGAAGTTCTTGAAATGCAAGTACCTTCACTTGGTACACCCGAAAATGGAGCTCTCATTCTCTGGGAATTTGAACCAAAGGAAAATGGTGAATTCCGGGGAATACCCAGAGACCGAATTCTTCAAAATGTTTGCTGAAATGGGGAGGAGGGTTTGGCTTTCACACTGTTTGGCATTTTCGTTTGGCCAAGAAGTCAGCTCATTTCAAGTTAAACAGAGTTCCAAATTCTCCGAAGTTTACATGGAAAGTGTCAACCAAGACATTTTCACGGCAGCGGAGTGTGAGTTGGCGGTCGCGTTCACCGTGGTACCAGGGTTCAAGGTTGGCCAGACGGTGGTGCAAAGCCAGGTGTACTTATCTCCGGCAACCTCTCCGGCTTAA
- the LOC140988185 gene encoding protein STICHEL-like 4 has translation MTEAVRDRILKDVNGNVSDHQHNHIHLTNCIHLKNHVHYRHSSILADKALMRDLVVLQRSRSLRDPSASPHSWHSPIVDELYKGGEREALYNARQSVGDELPIMEFGKESRISPPVTTLPESGAATVQFSRHNGGAAAATNLRIENMIHECRRAKREESDERSLEKDITGGHDDCPQLGNVMVSDSVFESSNLRDRSVKTKSGHRQDRHLETLSDQVKDVTAECEDGASSRNIDNVRQRRDEKKAEHVRGSCHRHGNSINRVKRFRFRGSRKNQSYIAAGEVQSESKNSMASIPRGRDSQKYHVVETGQEYDTGKIIPGAPKDSISWNYSSIHLRGKSFSDMAGRSLSCALTDARLEKGSSNSQERDISHMPAISECPSSSTKSDGEALPLLLDSSGSQGNVDNSVWEHDYSGDLGIFANNLLKQEICFNFASRNRSPEKHKSRRQNRNGMHQNLTQRYMPRTFRDLVGQNLVARALSNVVVKQKVGSLYVFYGSHGTGKTSCARIFARALNCQSLKHSKPCGFCSSCSAHDMGENRNIMEIGPVSNIDLEGIIDVLDNMISSQPQSRYRVFIFDECDTFSSDCWKEILKFIVRAPRHVVFVLVCSSFDVLPHIIISRCQKFFFPKLKDSDIIYTLQSIATKEELDTDMDALKLIASRSDGSLRDAEMTLEQLSLLGHRISVCLVQELIGLISDEKLVDLLDIALSADTVNTVKNLRHIMESGIEPLALMSQLATLITDILAGSYDFLKGRPTRKFFHRQELTKEDMEKLRQALKTLSEAEKQLRASNDRITWLTAALLQLAPDQQYMLHSSSSRTSFNHGPLSSKEKRGKIDTDVLAAQVGNSGNVYCNAKLKGIISDVTGRIKDRVPRQVYTATNGKDNIYEVQFHGKVRQEIEVIWLEVLEKIPIHSIKELMYRNGKLISLSYGAAPTVQLLFNSQLAKSKAEKFIPHIIQAFETVLRSSVTIKIICDSKDDVRPGQISLPTSQDPPHLDTNLNLLTSSGISIPQNNGVLKLRGEDKLSAGVGTTQTLEIEAFPRRLTSQKTTNTSSFPDHMKRGNSKPSLSLVRRKVSLAHVFRHAEVCSRNSGWSKGKGISIAEKLERQNLKLESRSRRLFCWNPPRVSHRKLSRLRVRKRGPDALLKLVSCGRCFSGRSSMLNTR, from the exons ATGACGGAGGCTGTTCGAGACCGAATACTGAAGGATGTAAATGGTAATGTTAGCGACCATCAACACAACCACATCCACCTAACAAATTGCATCCATTTGAAGAATCATGTGCATTACAGGCATAGTTCCATCTTGGCCGATAAAGCTCTTATGAGGGACCTTGTTGTCCTTCAAAGATCGAGGTCTCTAAGAGATCCTTCTGCTAGTCCACATTCTTGGCACTCTCCTATTGTTGATGAGCTTTACAAAGGTGGTGAAAGGGAAGCTTTATACAATGCAAGACAATCTGTTGGCGATGAGCTACCTATAATGGAGTTTGGCAAAGAATCAAGAATCTCCCCCCCAGTTACTACTCTACCAGAATCAGGAGCGGCTACCGTCCAGTTTAGCAGGCATAATGGAGGTGCTGCCGCTGCTACTAACCTCAGAATTGAGAACATGATACATGAATGCAGAAGAGCTAAGAGGGAAGAATCAGATGAAAGATCACTTGAAAAAGATATCACGGGTGGGCACGATGATTGCCCACAACTTGGTAATGTTATGGTCTCTGACAGTGTCTTTGAAAGTTCAAATTTGAGAGACAGGAGTGTGAAAACAAAATCAGGCCATAGACAAGATAGACATCTTGAGACGCTCTCTGACCAGGTAAAAGATGTTACAGCTGAATGTGAGGACGGAGCTTCATCTCGAAATATTGACAATGTGAGGCAGAGACGAGATGAAAAAAAGGCTGAACATGTAAGAGGAAGCTGCCACAGGCATGGTAATAGTATAAATAGGGTGAAAAGGTTCAGGTTTCGAGGTTCAAGAAAAAACCAATCTTATATTGCAGCCGGAGAAGTTCAGAGTGAAAGTAAAAATTCAATGGCCTCTATTCCTAGAGGCAGAGATTCCCAGAAATATCATGTAGTTGAAACGGGCCAAGAGTATGATACAGGGAAAATTATTCCGGGTGCTCCAAAAGATAGCATTTCTTGGAATTATTCGAGCATTCATCTCAGAGGGAAGTCATTTTCTGACATGGCAGGCCGGAGCCTCTCTTGTGCTTTAACCGATGCAAGGTTAGAGAAAGGTAGTTCTAATTCTCAAGAGAGGGATATCTCTCACATGCCTGCTATATCGGAGTGTCCAAGCTCATCTACCAAATCTGATGGCGAAGCATTACCTCTGTTGCTGGATTCTTCGGgatctcaaggaaatgtggacAATTCTGTGTGGGAGCATGATTATTCAGGAGATTTAGGTATTTTTGCTAACAATCTCCTCAAGCAGGAGATTTGCTTCAACTTTGCATCAAGAAATAGATCACCTGAGAAACACAAATCTCGAAGGCAAAACCGCAATGGCATGCATCAAAATCTTACACAAAGATATATGCCAAGAACATTCAGAGACCTGGTGGGCCAGAACTTGGTGGCACGGGCTCTTTCAAATGTAGTTGTAAAGCAGAAGGTTGGTTCGCTCTATGTGTTTTATGGTTCTCATGGAACTGGTAAAACCTCTTGTGCCCGTATATTTGCCAGAGCTTTGAATTGCCAATCTTTGAAGCATTCAAAACCTTGTGGATTTTGTAGCTCTTGTTCTGCACATGACATGGGAGAAAACCGAAATATTATGGAGATAGGACCAGTTAGTAACATTGACTTGGAAGGCATAATTGATGTTCTTGACAATATGATTTCCTCACAACCTCAGTCTCGATACAGAGTATTCATATTTGATGAATGTGATACCTTTTCTTCGGATTGTTGGAAGGAAATCTTGAAGTTCATCGTTCGTGCCCCTAGGCATGTAGTTTTTGTCCTTGTTTgttcaagttttgatgtatTACCTCACATAATAATATCCAGGTgccagaaattttttttcccaaagttGAAGGATTCAGACATAATATATACTTTGCAATCGATAGCAACTAAAGAAGAATTAGATACTGATATGGATGCTCTGAAGCTTATCGCGTCCAGGTCAGATGGATCTCTTAGGGATGCTGAGATGACATTGGAACAATTAAGTTTGCTTGGACATAGAATTTCTGTTTGTCTTGTACAGGAACTG ATTGGGCTCATTTCAGATGAAAAGTTAGTGGACCTGCTTGATATAGCATTATCTGCAGACACTGTAAATACAGTGAAGAATCTGAGACACATCATGGAATCTGGTATTGAGCCATTGGCATTGATGTCACAGCTTGCTACTCTCATAACTGATATTCTTGCTGGAAGCTATGATTTCCTGAAAGGAAGGCCTACAAGAAAGTTTTTTCACCGGCAAGAAT TAACAAAAGAAGACATGGAGAAACTGCGTCAAGCTCTTAAAACGTTATCTGAAGCAGAGAAACAGCTGCGGGCGTCAAATGACAGGATAACTTGGCTGACAGCTGCGCTTCTGCAACTGGCTCCGGATCAACAGTACATGCTACACAGTTCCTCTTCACGTACTAGTTTTAATCATGGTCCACTCTCTTCCAAAGAGAAACGAGGGAAAATTGATACTGACGTTCTTGCTGCTCAAGTTGgaaattctggaaatgtttaCTGTAATGCCAAGCTAAAAGGAATTATTTCGGATGTCACAGGACGTATCAAAGATCGGGTTCCTCGACAGGTTTACACTGCGACAAATGGTAAAGATAACATATATGAGGTTCAATTCCATGGTAAAGTTCGTCAAGAAATCGAAGTAATTTGGTTGGAAGTTCTGGAAAAGATCCCAATCCATAGCATAAAAGAGTTGATGTATCGGAATGGGAAGCTGATTTCACTCAGTTATGGCGCAG CTCCAACTGTGCAATTGCTGTTCAATTCTCAGCTGGCAAAATCTAAGGCTGAAAAGTTTATACCACACATCATACAAGCTTTCGAAACTGTTCTGAGATCCTCAGTGACCATCAAGATTATCTGTGACTCAAAAGATGATGTTAGGCCAGGTCAAATTTCATTACCAACATCTCAGGATCCACCTCATTTGGACACAAACCTTAATCTTCTTACCAGTAGTGGAATATCTATTCCACAAAACAATGGTGTTCTCAAACTGAGAGGTGAAGACAAGTTGTCTGCTGGAGTGGGTACAACCCAAACTCTTGAAATTGAAGCTTTTCCTAGAAGATTAACATCACAAAAGACAACTAATACCTCCTCATTTCCCGATCACATGAAAAGGGGAAACAGTAAACCAAGTCTTAGCCTTGTTAGACGTAAGGTTTCCCTTGCTCATGTATTTAGGCATGCAGAGGTCTGTTCACGAAACAGTGGATGGTCAAAAGGCAAAGGGATTTCCATTGCTGAAAAGCTTGAACGACAAAATCT GAAACTAGAATCAAGATCGAGGAGATTGTTTTGCTGGAACCCTCCAAGAGTTTCCCACCGTAAG CTTTCACGCCTGAGAGTTAGAAAAAGGGGGCCAGATGCTTTACTGAAGTTAGTCTCCTGTGGAAGGTGTTTCTCTGGTAGGTCCTCAATGTTAAATACTAGATAG